From a single Brassica oleracea var. oleracea cultivar TO1000 chromosome C5, BOL, whole genome shotgun sequence genomic region:
- the LOC106296058 gene encoding uncharacterized protein LOC106296058 isoform X1 — MELERKAEQSAIHVLNHDPQLQLINGCNGTSLLVSDCLSLRPKVSRFDTSFQILINPFSPPSSFASNLQSSAALLVSATRYSSGVPQLSWRFFDKLMFALFNLTMMVMSSFLLSFREEISDTRHVSHQSGVTLSHAS; from the exons ATGGAGTTAGAGAGGAAAGCAGAGCAGAGTGCAATCCATGTATTGAATCACGATCCTCAATTGCAGCTAATCAATGGCTGCAATGGGACGTCTCTACTTGTCTCCGATTGTCTCTCTCTTAGACCTAAGGTTTCGCGTTTTGATACCTCTTTCCAGATTCTCATAAACCCTTTTTCACCCCCTTCCTCTTTTGCATCGAATCTTCAGTCATCAGCTGCTCTTCTTGTATCTGCCACGAGATACAGCTCCGGCGTTCCTCAGCTCTCTTGGCGCTTCTTTGATAAGCTTATGTTCGCGCTCTTCAACCTCACGATGATGGTAATGTCGAGCTTCTTACTCTCCTTCCGTGAAGAGATATCTGATACTCGCCATGTTTCTCATCAGTCGGGAG TTACTCTCTCGCATGCTTCTTGA
- the LOC106296058 gene encoding uncharacterized protein LOC106296058 isoform X2, with the protein MELERKAEQSAIHVLNHDPQLQLINGCNGTSLLVSDCLSLRPKSSAALLVSATRYSSGVPQLSWRFFDKLMFALFNLTMMVMSSFLLSFREEISDTRHVSHQSGVTLSHAS; encoded by the exons ATGGAGTTAGAGAGGAAAGCAGAGCAGAGTGCAATCCATGTATTGAATCACGATCCTCAATTGCAGCTAATCAATGGCTGCAATGGGACGTCTCTACTTGTCTCCGATTGTCTCTCTCTTAGACCTAAG TCATCAGCTGCTCTTCTTGTATCTGCCACGAGATACAGCTCCGGCGTTCCTCAGCTCTCTTGGCGCTTCTTTGATAAGCTTATGTTCGCGCTCTTCAACCTCACGATGATGGTAATGTCGAGCTTCTTACTCTCCTTCCGTGAAGAGATATCTGATACTCGCCATGTTTCTCATCAGTCGGGAG TTACTCTCTCGCATGCTTCTTGA
- the LOC106344325 gene encoding putative F-box/kelch-repeat protein At3g24610 — protein sequence MYNYDAAAAKRRKKEKSPSSSFDSLPDAVAISCLARVSRLDQAALSVVSKRFRSLVVSPEFYKITRRSAYPATGNTVKRAQPIPFFPSQPREGSAVVSLDGSIYVFGGLVNGERTSGVLLLDCRYHTWHQVTPMRVARASATAQVVNGKIYVLGGCKDRRSADWGEVFDPKTQTWAALTVSEPMPDEEDPDTRPRMSLIHGSVVIEDKIYVIDFWNRTFFYSLSQCKWGRGSPGPG from the exons ATGTACAATTACGACGCCGCCGCTGCCAAAAGGAGGAAGAAGGAGAAGTCACCGTCGTCGTCGTTTGATTCGTTGCCAGATGCGGTGGCTATAAGTTGCTTGGCTCGCGTTTCCAGATTGGACCAGGCGGCCTTATCTGTCGTCTCCAAGAGATTTCGTTCGCTGGTGGTTTCGCCGGAGTTTTACAAGATCACGCGGAGAAGTGCGT ACCCTGCCACCGGGAATACCGTGAAGCGGGCTCAACCCATCCCTTTTTTCCCGTCTCAGCCTCGGGAAGGATCCGCCGTGGTGTCGTTGGACGGGAGCATCTATGTTTTCGGTGGATTGGTTAACGGCGAGCGCACGTCCGGTGTCTTACTCTTGGATTGCCGGTATCACACTTGGCACCAAGTGACTCCCATGAGAGTGGCCCGAGCATCCGCCACGGCTCAAGTGGTGAACGGGAAGATATACGTGTTGGGAGGCTGCAAAGACAGGAGATCCGCTGACTGGGGGGAAGTGTTCGACCCAAAGACCCAAACTTGGGCTGCCCTCACAGTTTCAGAGCCAATGCCGGACGAGGAGGATCCGGATACACGCCCTAGGATGAGTTTGATCCATGGGAGTGTGGTGATAGAGGACAAGATATACGTGATTGATTTCTGGAATAGAACCTTCTTCTACTCCCTAAGCCAGTGTAAATGGGGGAGAGGGAGTCCGGGGCCAGGCTAG